TTTTCTCGTCAATGGCCAAAGGATGGCTTTCTATATTTGCTTCATCCACTACATACAAACCATAAGTGTCGCAAAGATCTAACCAATAAGGATCGTTAGGATAATGGGAACTACGTACAGCATTAATGTTATTTTGCTTCATTAGCATAATATCTTTTTCCATAGACTCTTTTGAAACAACATGACCAGTTAGAGGATCAGTTTCATGCCTATCTACACCTTTTATATATATAGGTTTTCCGTTTATTAAGACTTGACTATTTATTATCTCTACTCTTTTAAAACCGATATTTCGCTTTATAAACTGACTATTTTCCTCATTGCTAGGGTCTTTCATAGAAATAATCAGTTGATACAAGTTAGGTTGTTCAGCTGACCATTGCTTTACATTATCAATGATTTTATCCGTAGAAAAAGCAACTTGGGATAACGCAGAAATTTCGATTGAATTCTCAGTTTTATGAATAGATTGATTCCCATCCATCAATTCTACAGTTAAAAGTCTATTTACCGTTTTGTCAGCATTGTTTTGGATATAAACAGTATCCTTAAATATCCCATTAGCATAGGTATCATCTAAATTAGTGTAGGCATAATAATCGGATACAAACACCTTAGGCCTGGTATACAGATAAACGTCTCTTTCTATACCGCTCATCCGTAACATATCTTGACTTTCCAAATAGCTGGCATCACTCCATCTAAATAATTGTAAGGCAATTAGGTTTTTACCTACGGATAGGTAATTAGTTATATTAAATTCTGCTGGGGTCTTACTACCTTGAGAATATCCAACATATTGACCATTTATATACACATACATGGCAGATTTAGCACCGGCAAAATGCAAAATAACGTCCTCAGACAAGAATTCCTTTGCTAACAAAATTTCCTTGCGATACGTACCAACAGGGTTATAATCTTCAGGCACATTGGGCCATTTTGTATCAAAAGGATACCGTTCATCTAAATAAATAGGGTGGTCATAACCTTCTACCTCCCAGTTTGCAGGAACTGGAATAGTGTCCCAATTACTATCATCAAAATCTTTATTTTGAAATGCTGAAGGTCTTTGCTTAGGGTCTTTTACAAAATTGAATTTCCAATCACCATTTAAGTTAAAGAAACGACTAGAATTTTCTTTTTGGAGAATTTCCTTAGATTCAAAACCAAAAAAAGTAGCTCTTGGCGATAATTTATTTTCTTCAAAAATTTGATGATTAAAATGGTTTTTTTGCTCGGGGACTGATAATAATGGTTTTTGACCAAAACTAAAAAAGGTTATGACGCAAGTGAAAAATAAAAATTGTAGTTTCATTGGTAGTAATATTTCTAAAAATTAATAGGTAGTCATAAAGTTCTCAGCAAGAATTTTTTTAAGATAAAAAATAAGCTCTTGTGCGTTTTCTTTAGTAAAAACCATAGGTGGCTTTATCTTTATAACATTATGGTCGGGTCCGTCTGTACTCAGTAAAATACCATGGTCTTTCATTCTGTTTGCCAAATAATCCGCGTGTTTACCAAGCGGGTTATTTTCAAAATCTACCAATTCAAAACCTAAGAAAAGTCCTTGCCCTCTAACATCACCAATTATTTGAAATTCAATGGCTAATTTTTGTAGTTCTGTTTTTAGATATTCTCCTATTTTCAGCGCATGGTTTTGCAAGCCCTCCCTTTTTACTGTTCTAAGCACTTCCGCACCAATTGCACATGAAACCGGATTCCCCCCAAAGGTGTTAAAGTATTCCATACCATTTGCAAACTTTTCCGCTACTTCTGGAGTGCAGGCCACTGCCGCTAATGGATGGCCATTTCCTAAAGGCTTGCCAATTGTAATAATATCGGGAATTACGTTATGCAATTGAAAACCCCAAAATGTTTTACCTAATCGTCCACAACCTACTTGTACCTCATCTGATATACAAAGTCCGCCTGCTGCTCTAATATACTGATACGCCTTTTGTAAAAAACCTTTAGGCAATTCTATTTGCCCTCCACAGCTTATAATTGGTTCAACTATTAATGCGCCAATTCCACGACCCTTAGATTGCACAATGTCAATCTGTTTCTTTACTTCTTTTGCATACAATTCGCCCGTATTTTCTCCTTTATATTTTCCGCGAAACGAATCTGGCAATGGAAAAATATGGGTATGTTCCGGGGCTCCTTTTCCTCCTTTACCATCAAACTTGTAAGAACTTATATCTATACACATATTCGAGTTGCCATGATAACCTACCTCCGAAGCAATTATATCTTTTTCATTGGTTACGGATTTTACCATCCTTATTGCCAACTCATTGGCTTCACTTCCAGAATTTACAAAATGAAGCACAGAAAGTTCTTTTGGCATGGTTTCAAGTAGTTCTTGGGCCAGTTCGTTAATATTGTCATGTAGATAGCGGGAATTGGTATTTATCAAAGCCATTTGTTGTTGACCTACCTTTACCACCGCTGAATGCTCGTGACCCACATGAGCAACATTGTTTACCGTATCTAAATACTTTCTGCCATACTGATCTAGAAGGTACTGTCCAGATCCGCGCACCATTTTAACAGGTACTTTATATTGTAAACTTAAACTTTTACCTAAATGATTTTTTCGATAAGTAATGAGCTCATCATTAGGAATTTCACTTTTCACTTCAATTTCATTGTTTTTAAAAAGTAACATCGGATTTGGACAGATTCCCTGCCAAACTTGCTTTTGATTAAAGTAGGCGACTCCGGGAAAATCTAATTTGTAATCTAACATTGATAGCATTACTTGAAAATGAAGATGAGGCGCCCAATTACCATTTTCAGTAGACTCACCTAAATTACCAATATGGTCACCCATTTTTATTTGGTCGCCAGTTTTAATTTTTGTTATACTACTTTTAGATAAGTGACCATATAAAGTATAAAATATTAGATCACCCTCGTTGTGCTTTAAAATGAGTAAGCCTCCATAGTTTTTAAAACTATTATCAAACACCGATGTTACAACTTCACCGTTTAATATTGCATGGACTGGGGTATTTGAAGACAACCAAAAATCTACTCCTAAATGTATGGTTCTATTTTCTCTGCCGTGGTTGCCTATTTTCTCAAAACTGGATGCAGTATAAAATGACCTTGGTTCCATATATCCCCCGGCCAATATATTTTCAGGATGTTGCTTTTGAAGTTTATCTAATTTATATTGAAAAAAATCCAAATCATTAAATTCACTTTCATGCCCAAGCCATTTGCTAGATACACTAAGATCAATATGATGAACTTGATTTTTCTGTAGCGTTGGAAAAAGTTGAGATAAATTTAAGTTCTTGCCCCTTGCCCAAATATTAAATTTCTTCTCCTTGGGATGACTATTAAAACCACACACTTCCCTAAAACTATAATATGCATAATCAGCACTTACTTTACGCCATTTTTTCAAAAGTTCCCAAGCAGGTGCTTCACTAATTAATAAATAAGAATTATCAGGTTCAGTAATCTTATTAATGGCCGATTTGGTCACAGAAATCACCAAACGCATTGCTATGCAAATATATAAATGCTCCAATTCCTGCGGTGTTAAGCTAAAGTTTTTATGATATCCCTTAACAATGGGCAAGGCAGCTTGTAGAGGGTCATTATGGTGCATTATAGCATAGGCACATGTTATAGCCAAATCATTAATAATTTGAGTATAAACCGAATCTCCATAGTCTATAGCAGAAACGACTTTAGGAGCTACCAGGCTCGCCGTAACAATGATATTATTATCATTGGCATCATTATGCATTACCGCCTTCCTTAATGTTGAATAAGCAGGCTGTGCATTTTTGAATGTATTCTGAAAATAGGTAAGAATTTCCTTTTCCTCATCTTTAAACAAATCTATATGCTTCTCCGTCCAAGCACCTTGCGCAACATCCCATTCAAAATCTCGGTTTGCTTCTGGATGGATAAAACCTTGTAATGCTTTGGTCAACTTTCCGCATTGCCTGCCTAAACTATATCTAAGGTCATCTAATTGCGGATTTATCCCACTCCAAACCCTTCCTTGTATCCAAGACAAGAGTCTAACTTTTCTAAGTTGTCCATAATCATCTACAAATTCTGAAATGGAGTTACCTTTAAAATCCGTTATTACTTTTGGGGTTATTAAATCTTTGGCGTTTAAAGATAAATGTTGTAAAATTTCTTGCTGAAAATTCAAATAACTTTCCTTCTCATCAGGTCTTGATATTTTGAGAATATAATCACTACCGTTATCGTCACTTATCTTAAAATTAAAATCCAATTCTCCGGGAAGTGCCTTAGCGGTACCTTTAATTCTAAAAAGATTCCAGGCAATTTTTACAGCTTGTATAGTGGTTATGTTCAACTTATTATAATCCATTTAATATATTTCTTTACTCTATTTGTATTAATCCTTTATAATCATTACTCTTAAATCCACATTTTCTATTATGTAGTTAAGATTTTAGTCGATTCTCCTTTTCCACTTTCCTTACATTTAAAATTGAATCAAAATCTATCCTTGAAATAAGTTTTTGTTCCTCTTCCATAGGATATTCAGGAAATGTAAATGTTTGAGAGATAATATACTCTCTTGATTTTTTTGGAAGTAACACTGTAGTTTTAGTGGTAATCTCAAAATTTAAACTATCTTTTATAATAACAGTACTAGGTTCTTTTGGTAGTCGCACCAAACCAAGAGTATTACTTTTAGATAGCTCTAGTTTTATTCGGTTATAATCTTTAAAAACATTCATACCTATATTAAATAATCTTCCTACAAATCTAGAATTTAAAATAAGGTCTTTCTTAGACTTGCTTGTAATTTTATACTTTATAAATGCGGTATTCCTAGATACAAAAAATAGATATTGTTGATTTCTAACACTGCTGTTCTTACATATCTGTACTAAATGATTGGCGTAACTTTTTTGACTTACCAAATCCTTTGTCCAATTAATGACTTCTTTTTGGTCTGATTTGCTGAATAAATATAACTCAATTAAATTAGGGTTGAGCCACCTACTGTTTTCTTGTGTCATTATGTAGACTTCCCCTTATTGTGAAAAAAATTGAGAACATTTTTTCCATTAAGCCCATAAAAATAAATATCTTGCACTTAATGGGACTATTTGATTTTAGGGACGTAAATAAAAGAAAAAAAAAGAAGGATAGGGTAATCATTGCTTGTACACCCTCTGGAATTCTTATTAACGATACGCCTATTAGTTTTCCTACAAACTACACCATCCTAAAGAATATATTAGGCGAGGCCTCTAGAATAGAACCTATTAAACAAACCAAAAACAACGTATATCTATGGGACGACCTTGGCATCTATTGCTCCACCGCCGATGCCCAGAAAATGTTAATGATATTGCTGGTAGAAGACAATAGATATGGCTTGGGACATCAACCAAAATCAAACTTCACCGGGATTGTAACAATAGACGACAAACCTATTGCCGAAAACATACAAAACGTGTCTCAAGACAGACCGTATATGATTCGTTCAATTAACAAAGAGAATAATCAAGTTGCAATTGCCTTAGGTTGGAATCCAGGAATTTAAGTGTATTTATTTTTATAAATGATAAAAATCATGTTTCTAAACTGTTAAATATAGAACCTTTGTAACTGAATTCTAGAAATCAGTTATTATGCTCAATCAAAGACTTTTCATTCTATTACTTTTTTTAATCATTCTAGGTTTTATTCCATTATCAGCACAAACACTAGAAGTAGATGCCGATGTTAGAGCCCGTTTTGAATACCGCCATGGATTCAACAACTTATTTCCAGACAATGCAGATCCTGCCGCTTTCGTAAATCAACGCACACGATTAGACTTTAATTATACCGCAGAAAAACTACAATTATTCATTGCTGTTCAAGATGTAAGTATTTGGGGTGACACAAGGCAAATTTTAGCTGTAGATGGCAACGATTCATTTTCCTTATTTGAGGCATGGGGCCAATTGCAGCTCAACGAAAACTGGTCTACCAAGTTAGGCCGTCAAGTGATTTCTTATGATGACCAACGTATTTTTGGTGGATTGGACTGGGCCATGCAGGGACGATTTCATGATGCCGCCATTATAAAATATAAGAAAGGTGATTTTATGCTGGATTTGGGCGGTGCCTTTAGTCAAGAATCAGAACGAAATGCAGGTAACGATTTCAATATTCAAGGTTTTTTTACCTATAAGGCTATGCAATACGCCTATCTAAAAAAAACTTGGGAAAAGAGTAGTGCGAGTCTTCTTTTCTTAAATACAGGATTTCAAGATTTTGATATTAACAATAGTGCAGACGGTGTTTCCTACAGACATACAATGGGGTCTTATTTTAAATTCCCAGTACAGAACGTAAACTTCGCAGGTAGTGCCTATTATCAGTTTGGAAAAGCAAATGCTGTAACGGATTTAGCTGCCTACCAACTTGCTCTGGAGGGTACCTACAAGGCAAATAAAATACTTTATGGCTTAGGTGTTGAAGTGTTAAGTGGAACAGATCAAGATGGTGCTACTGACAATAATTCTTTCTTCCCACTATATGGCACCAATCACAAGTTTAATGGTTTTATGGATTATTTTTACGTAGGAAACCATGCCAATAATGTGGGACTTAATGATGTGTATGCCAAAGCTATATTTACTACTGGAGAAAAATCTAACCTTTTGGTGAAAGCGCATTATTTTAGTGCCAATGCGGACCTTATAGGAAATGCTGATGCGTATTTAGGTACGGAAATAGATGTAGTGTATACCCGAGCATTAATGAAAAACGTGAAGCTAAATGTTGGCTACTCCCAAATGTTTGCCTCCGAAAGCATGAGTTTAATAAAAGGCGGAACACCCAATGATAATACCAATAATTGGGGATGGGTTCAATTGATCGTTAACCCGAATCTTTTTAAAACTGACTTGGGTGCATCAAATTAAAACTTAGCTATTTTAAAATTTTTAGGCGCAGTCGGTTTCGATTGCGCTTTTTTTATCCCCCAATGGCAATCATGCTTCTGTTATTATGCGAATCTGGGTCTTTAAATTGCTCCAAAGTTTCCATCCCGCTGCGGATTTTTTTCTTGGCCAGTACCGCTTTTTGAATTACGGTAGCTATCGATTTTCCTTCTCTCAGCGGTGTAAGCAAATCGGATTCCGAGGTGGAGAACAGACAGTTTTTAAGTTGCCCGTTAGCCGTTAACCGTATTCTATTACAACTATCGCAAAACGGATTGGTTACCGAACTAATGACCGCAAATGAGCCCTTATAGTTCTTTATTTGATAGTTCTTGGCGGTATCGTTAGGCGCATCCTTGAGGCGAACAAAACTATTTACATCGTAATGCGAATAGACTTCCTTTAAGATATCTTCGAGCGAAACCAATTTGTCCAAATTCCATTTGTTACCATCAAAAGGCATAAACTCAATAAAACGAATCTGCAAGGGATGTGTTTTTGTAAGTTCGATGAAATCTATAATCTCGTGTTCATTAAAGCCCTTCATGAGAACACAATTGACTTTTACGTCAAAACCTTCCTTGATCAACAATTGTATATTGTTATAGACTTTGGTAAAATAATCTCTACGGGTTATGGCCGTATTTTTATCATTATTTAAAGAATCCAAACTGACATTTATTTTCCGCAGACCGATTTTTTTGAACTGTTCGATAAACTTGTCAACGATGACCCCGTTAGTAGTAATGGCTAATTCCACGGGAAGTGTGGCCAATTTTTCCATAATCAGGCCCACATCTTTACGCACCAAGGGTTCCCCGCCCGTAAGTCGGATCTTGGTTACGCCGTTGTCAACAAATTCTTTGGCAATGGTATAGATTTCCTCATAGGTCATGATATGGGACTTTGGCGAAAGCGCAATCCCATCCGCGGGCATACAATACGTACACCGAAGATTACAGCGTTCTGTAAGTGATATACGTAAATAGGTATGTTCCCTGCCAAAAGTATCGGTCAAAATAGAGCTAGGTTTCATCATATTATTAGTGTCTCGCACCTTTTAAAATTCTAAAAACATGTAATACTGATGGAAATATAGCATCCATAGATTCCCGTGCACCATTAGTAGAGCCCGGTAATGCCAAAACCAAAGTATTTTTTATGGTTCCCGCCACACTTCTAGAAAGCATAGCATAAGGCATTCTTTCCTGTCCATATTTCCGAATAGCTTCCTCTATTCCAGGAATGGTTCTGTCCAACAAAGGTTTCAATGCCTCTGGCGTAACATCACGCATAGACAACCCCGTTCCGCCGGTGTAAATAATTAAATCTGCCCCATTGGCTTGGTAGTGTTTCGCCTTTTCCTGAATGATGGCTGCCTCATCTGGAATAATGATATAATCTTGTATGTTAACAGCGCATTCTTCTAATTTGGCAATGATAGCTTTACCTGCCCTGTCCTCTTTTTTTCCTTCTGTAATAGAATCGGAACAGACAATAATAACAGCATTAAGATCCCGCCTAAATTTATCCTGAAAACTAGATTTCCCTCCTTTTTTCTCTACAAGTTTAATATGAAACAATTCAATATCTTTATCTATTGGTTTTAGCATATCGTACATATTAAGAGCTACGACACTTGCCCCATGCATGGCCTCAACCTCAACACCAGTTTTATAAATGGTCTTTACGGTCACCAGAACGGTAATTTCCAAACCGTTAATCTCGTATTCGATTCCTGTAAATTCTATGGGCAAGGGATGACAATCGGGCAATAGTTCGGGCGTTTTTTTAACACCAAGTAGTCCCGCTGCCTTACTCATGGCTAAAACATCGCCCTTGGGCACAGTCTTGTTTAGAATCGCCTCGATCGTTTCTTGGCGACTCACTTTTACGATGGCCTGCGCCGTTGCTGTACGTAGCGTACTGCTTTTATGAGTGATATCTACCATGTAGCTAGCTGTTTACTTTCCATTGATGTGATTTGTCATCAAAAACCTCTTTCCCAAAAACAGGGACCTCTGCCTTAATGGCTTCTACAACATATTCCAATGCCTCAAAAACTATTTTTCTCCGTGGAGAGGACACGAATACGAACAGACAAATGTCGCCTGTTTTTACAACTCCTAAACTATGGTAAATATGCATACAGGTTAAGTTGTACTTATTAAACGTCGCCTCTCGTATTTCGTGAAATTTCTTGTTTGCCATTTTTTCATAGGCGGAATATTCTATGGCGGCAACAGCCTTACCGTCTATCTCATCGGCACGTACTTGCCCTAAAAAAATATTGTGTGCACCAATGTTTGTTTTTGATTGATGTTTGGCAATGGAATTGGCTATAAATTCCGATGCAATGGCCCCTTTTACAAATACGTTTTTATACTCCATTTTATTACTAATATAATTCTCAATTTCTTTATTACGTAACATTACAAATCAACCTCCTGCAAAAGGAGGCAAAAGTGCTATTTCTTGTCCGGTAAGTACAGTATCTCCCGAAACCAATTCCTGATTTTGGGCTATTACAAAATCTTTATTTAGTAAATCTGGATATTTACCTATTAAAAATTCCTTTAAATCTGCTATAGAAACCGCGGTAACCACTACCATTTCCGAACGAGATCCCGTTACCTCTGCAAGCATACCAAAATAGTGGATTTCAATAGTCATTCTGTATTCTTTATTTCTCTTTACTTATTATTTTAAAATTAAATACCTTCTAAAGTTTGAAGCTCTTGGTCTAAAAATGACCAACATTTTGTATTTATTCTATCAAAAGCACGAATTAGGTTTTTACCATACGGTGTAATTATGGTGCCTCCTCCATTTTGTCCTCCTACCGATGTAACGACAACTGCTTCTTTGGCCGATTTGTTAACGGCATCTATAAGAGTCCATGCTTTTTTATACGACATTCCAATTGACTTTGCGGCTTTTGATAACGATCCAGTTGCATCTATTTCCTTTAACAATCGTACTCTCCCCTCACCCAGCAAAACATTGTCCCCTACCTCTATCCATATTCTACTCTTAATTTTATAATCTATCATAACTAAATAACTTATTTATTGGGCAGTAAAATTGTTTTTACGTTTTCACCTTTCTTTTTATTCGAAGAATGCTCGGGTAAGAAAACGAGCACATTGGCTTCTACAATAGACTTGACCATGGCGGAACTTTGCCCTGTTAAAACTTCAACACCTGAACCTTGTAACCTTGCTTTTAAAAATTGCGCCCTAGAACCAAGAACGGTATAATCATTCAACAATGGCAGTGTAACACTGGTAAGATTTACTTGCTGTGCACCCTCATATTTTTTCAAAAGCGGATATACATATATATAAAAACAAGTAAGTGCCGCTGCGGGATTCCCTGGCAAGCCAAATATACTTGTTCGCTCTTTTTTTCCGAAAAAAAGAGGCTTGCCCGGTTTCTGTTTTACGCCATGAAAAATCTTTTGTACACCAATAACTTCTAATGCCTTCCCTACAAAATCATAGTCACCTACAGAAACCCCTCCCGTAACAATCATAATATCATAATCATTAATGGTATCCTTTAGGGTTTTAATAGTTTTATTAAGATCATCCTTAATAGCAATAACCGTAGTTCTGTTATAGCCTAGTTCCTCTAGAACAGAGGTAAGCATTGCACCGTTAGATTCATATATTTCTCCATAAGACAACACGCTACCGGGACGCACGAGCTCGTTCCCTGTAACAACGATTGCTATGGATGGTTTTTTATAAACCCTAACTTTAACTACCCCCAAACTGGCAAGGAAGCCAATATGTACGCCCTTAACGATAGTTCCTTTATTCAGGGCAATATCACCTATTTTTATCTGTTCCCCTTTGGTCCTTATATTCATATCTGACACCAAGGAACCGTTTACTAAAATGGTATCGCCAGAAATGACCACTTTCTCCTGCATCACTACTACATTGGCGGTATCGGGCACTGGAGCTCCTGTAAATATCCTAACCGCCTCTCCTATCTTTAAATTTGGGTTGACACTATCGCCTGCCTGAATTTCGCCAATTAAAGAATATGTAAGTGAATTAGTATTAGATAAAGCATAGCCATCCATGGCAGATTGCCTAAACGGCGGTAAATCTATTCTTGAAATAACATCTTCTGCTAGAACATGGTCCAATGCATCTTTTAGCGAAATTTCTATAATCTCTGTTTGTTTTGAGCCGTGTAACAAAACCAATTCCAAAGCTGTAGCAGTGTCTATCATTTTACTAATACTGTTTTTTATCGCCTACGGATTTAGGATTTGATTTTCTAACCATTAGCTATATCTTCTTTTACTAAACCGGTAAAACTTCACTATTTACCCATTTCTCTCCCATGAAAATTTGAAAACCTTTTAGCGCCATTAAAGATACAAAATCGTTATTTCTGCTCAAATATAACGCCCATTAATTATTCTTTTTTATGATATTTGTCATGCTTTATAGCCATTCGCTCCTTTATTTTTGTTCCCCTGTTAAAAATTAGTTAAGGAAAATTGATTATTTTTATACGTAAACAATCACTTTAAAATGCCAATAAAAAGTTACTTAGCCCATGCCGTTACAGGGAAAAAAGAGGAATTAAAAAATGCCTTGTTAAGGTTACCTCAATGCGAAGTAGTTCTCGCAGAAAACCAAGACATAATAGCCCTAGTGACCGATACGGTTAATGAAGATGAAGAAGATTTGCTTAAAGAAAAAATAGAGACTATTCCTAGTCTAAAGCTACTATCACTTGTTTCTGGCTTTCAAACACCTCAAAATTAAAATCTCCATGCATACACCTACCACCAATAGAAGAAATTTTATTAAAAAAATGGCCATGTTGTCCGCCATGACAGCAGCGGCATCAATGTTTCCTGGAATTATGTTTGCCAAGGAACAGGAAGAAGGAATTCCCTTAGATGCCAATTTAGATTGGAAAAAAGGACCTTGCCGATTCTGTGGAGTAGGATGTGGCATTTTAGTGGGCACAGAAAATGGAAAGGCGGTTGCGGTAAAAGGAGACCCGAACTCATCTGTAAACAAAGGCTTATTGTGTGTAAAAGGTTACCATCAAATTATGTGTTTGCAATCTAAGGACAGGTTGAACCACGCATTGGTGAAGAAGAATGGAAAATATGTTAAAACTCCAATCCATGAAGCCTTAGACCTTGTTGCCAGCAAAATGAAAGAGACTATTCAAAATCATGGTAAAGATTCTGTAGCCATGTACACCTCTGGACAATCTACAATTCCCGAAGGTTATATAGCTTCTAAATTAATGAAGGGTGCTATTGGCACCAATAATCTAGATTGTAATGCACGACTTTGTATGGCAAGTGCCGTTACCGGGTTTATGACCTCTTTTGGAATTGATGAACCAATGGGTTGTTATGAAGATATAGATTATGCCGATTATTTTGTTACATGGGGAAATAACATGGCAGAAATGCACCCTGTTCTATTCTCCAGAATGCTGGAACAAAAAGCTACGCGTGGTGCACAAATAATTGATTTTGCCACGAGAACAACACG
The genomic region above belongs to Maribacter hydrothermalis and contains:
- a CDS encoding molybdopterin molybdotransferase MoeA, giving the protein MIDTATALELVLLHGSKQTEIIEISLKDALDHVLAEDVISRIDLPPFRQSAMDGYALSNTNSLTYSLIGEIQAGDSVNPNLKIGEAVRIFTGAPVPDTANVVVMQEKVVISGDTILVNGSLVSDMNIRTKGEQIKIGDIALNKGTIVKGVHIGFLASLGVVKVRVYKKPSIAIVVTGNELVRPGSVLSYGEIYESNGAMLTSVLEELGYNRTTVIAIKDDLNKTIKTLKDTINDYDIMIVTGGVSVGDYDFVGKALEVIGVQKIFHGVKQKPGKPLFFGKKERTSIFGLPGNPAAALTCFYIYVYPLLKKYEGAQQVNLTSVTLPLLNDYTVLGSRAQFLKARLQGSGVEVLTGQSSAMVKSIVEANVLVFLPEHSSNKKKGENVKTILLPNK